A single genomic interval of Clostridium facile harbors:
- a CDS encoding HAD family hydrolase yields the protein MVSLCIFDLDGTLINTIEDLADSTNYVLEQHGMKTFPTEQYYYFVGNGMVKLMERVTGLSPETGQFQQLYSEMLERYSQHSMDKTKPYHGMPETLTQLTQLGIECAVLSNKDDQFVKTLMERCFPKIQFAKLLGKRAEFPVKPDPASLRFLMESLKKTPQECIYIGDSDVDVMTAHNGGLQCIGAEWGFRGRQELMDAGADFLAENPIDILQFV from the coding sequence ATGGTTTCCCTTTGTATTTTCGATTTAGATGGTACCCTAATCAATACGATTGAGGACTTGGCGGATAGCACTAATTATGTACTGGAACAACATGGAATGAAAACATTCCCTACAGAGCAATATTATTATTTTGTGGGAAATGGTATGGTAAAACTAATGGAACGGGTGACAGGTCTTTCTCCCGAAACAGGGCAGTTCCAACAGCTTTACTCTGAAATGCTGGAGCGATATAGCCAACATAGTATGGACAAGACAAAACCTTATCATGGAATGCCAGAAACATTAACGCAATTGACTCAGTTGGGGATTGAATGTGCTGTGCTTTCCAATAAAGATGACCAGTTTGTAAAAACCTTGATGGAACGGTGTTTTCCGAAAATCCAATTTGCGAAATTATTAGGGAAACGAGCGGAGTTTCCAGTAAAACCTGATCCTGCTTCTCTCCGGTTCCTGATGGAATCCTTGAAAAAAACTCCACAAGAATGTATTTATATAGGAGATTCTGATGTGGATGTTATGACAGCCCATAATGGAGGGTTACAATGTATTGGGGCGGAATGGGGATTTCGAGGCAGGCAGGAACTGATGGATGCCGGAGCGGATTTCCTAGCGGAAAATCCAATTGATATTTTACAGTTTGTGTGA
- a CDS encoding AMP-binding protein: MLNLHQEYCTEKLDENGVLVDFQIHCPDNFNFAYDVVDRIASQEPDRRAMMWCNVEGEEKMFTFGELKTLSDKAANVFLSHGIKKGDTVLLILKRHYEYWYTLLGLHKIGAVAIPATHLLTTKDIVYRVQSADIKAVVTTPDGEVSDFINQAKAECPTLQKQFIVRQDKQGFINLTKEIESASDALERIEVSKNDPMLLYFTSGTTGYPKMVVHNYSYPLAHIITAKYWQHVNPEGLHLTVSETGWAKAAWGKIYGQWLMEAGIMVYDFDKFVPTDLLAVIEKYKVTTFCAPPTIFRFFIKEGMGNYDLSSLEYATIAGEALNLEVYKKFLEVTGIKLMEAFGQTETTVILANLFNFNNKPGSMGIPSPMYHVDLVDENCNSVAPMEVGEIVVRPREDGPQYGLFAGYYKDEELNKQAWRGGVYHTGDTAYRDEDGYYWYVGRTDDIIKSSGYRIGPFEIESVLMEHPAVLECGITGVPDEVRGQVIKATIVLTSGYKPSDALAKELQDYVKHATAPYKYPRVIEFVDELPKTISGKIRRVVLRGEEKD, from the coding sequence ATGTTAAATCTTCATCAAGAGTATTGTACAGAAAAACTCGACGAAAACGGAGTTCTTGTGGATTTTCAAATCCATTGTCCTGACAATTTTAATTTTGCCTATGATGTTGTAGACCGAATTGCCAGCCAGGAGCCTGACCGCAGAGCCATGATGTGGTGTAATGTGGAAGGGGAAGAGAAAATGTTCACTTTTGGTGAACTGAAAACCCTTAGTGATAAAGCAGCCAATGTTTTTTTATCCCATGGTATCAAAAAAGGGGATACTGTATTACTGATTTTAAAACGCCACTATGAGTATTGGTATACATTGCTGGGGCTGCATAAAATTGGCGCTGTTGCTATTCCTGCTACCCATCTGTTGACAACAAAGGACATCGTTTATCGAGTACAGTCCGCTGATATTAAAGCGGTTGTTACTACACCGGATGGGGAAGTATCTGATTTTATTAATCAAGCAAAAGCGGAATGTCCAACCCTGCAAAAACAGTTTATTGTACGTCAGGATAAACAAGGTTTTATCAATTTAACCAAAGAAATTGAATCCGCTTCAGATGCTTTGGAACGGATTGAAGTAAGCAAAAACGATCCGATGTTGCTGTACTTTACTTCTGGAACCACAGGGTATCCAAAAATGGTAGTGCATAATTATTCCTATCCATTGGCACATATTATTACAGCAAAATATTGGCAGCATGTAAATCCAGAAGGGTTACATTTAACCGTTTCTGAAACAGGCTGGGCAAAAGCGGCTTGGGGAAAAATCTACGGCCAATGGCTGATGGAAGCCGGTATTATGGTATATGATTTTGATAAATTTGTTCCTACTGATTTGTTAGCTGTGATTGAAAAATATAAAGTAACTACTTTCTGCGCTCCTCCTACTATTTTCCGTTTCTTTATCAAGGAAGGAATGGGAAACTATGACCTGTCTTCCTTGGAATATGCCACCATTGCGGGAGAAGCATTGAACCTGGAAGTATATAAAAAATTCTTGGAAGTTACTGGAATCAAATTGATGGAAGCGTTTGGACAGACAGAAACTACCGTTATTTTGGCAAACCTGTTCAACTTTAACAATAAGCCAGGCTCCATGGGAATCCCTTCTCCAATGTATCACGTGGATTTAGTGGATGAAAATTGTAATTCTGTTGCGCCAATGGAAGTTGGTGAAATTGTAGTGCGTCCACGGGAAGATGGTCCACAATATGGGCTATTTGCCGGTTACTACAAAGATGAAGAACTGAATAAACAGGCATGGCGAGGTGGTGTATATCATACTGGTGATACCGCCTACCGTGACGAGGATGGTTATTATTGGTATGTTGGCCGTACCGATGATATTATTAAATCCAGCGGTTACCGGATTGGGCCTTTTGAGATTGAAAGTGTGTTGATGGAACATCCTGCGGTTTTGGAGTGTGGCATTACTGGGGTTCCTGATGAAGTACGTGGTCAGGTAATCAAGGCTACGATTGTCTTGACTAGCGGCTATAAGCCATCTGATGCATTGGCAAAAGAGTTGCAGGACTATGTAAAACATGCTACTGCGCCATATAAATACCCACGTGTGATTGAGTTTGTGGATGAGCTGCCAAAAACCATTAGCGGAAAAATCCGCCGTGTGGTTCTCCGTGGGGAAGAGAAAGATTAA
- a CDS encoding nicotinate phosphoribosyltransferase, translating into MSINLTTSRNLTMLTDFYEITMANGYLECGFQDKEAVFDMFFRKVPDNAGFAIFAGLEQLITFLDNLKFSEDDLEYLRKSKMFSEEFLDYLENFTFDCDVWSVPEGTPVFPNEPVIIVKGPIIQAQFIETMLLTTVNHQSLIATKANRIVRAARGKEVMEFGARRAQGYDAAIYGSRAAYIGGCSSTSCVISANEYDIPVAGTMAHSWIQTFDSEYEAFKCYANIYPDNCIFLVDTYNVLKSGVPNAIRVFDEILKPKGIIPKGIRIDSGDIAYLSKKSRALLDQAGYQDVKIIASNSLDENIIRDLQEQGAAVDIYAVGENLITAKSAPVFGGVYKLCAVEHNGKLQPRIKLSETIEKVNLPHLKKLYRFYSKETGRNVADLVALWDEEINVEHGMTIFDPNASWKKKFLTNIEKKELLQPIFQRGKLVYQMPSLEEIRNYCMEQVELLWDEVKRFEFPHKYYVDLSFKLWDLKNSMLSDLGARGLE; encoded by the coding sequence ATGAGTATTAATTTGACAACTTCCCGTAATTTAACCATGTTAACCGATTTTTACGAGATTACCATGGCAAATGGCTACCTGGAATGTGGATTCCAGGATAAAGAGGCTGTTTTTGATATGTTTTTTCGGAAAGTTCCGGATAATGCTGGCTTTGCAATTTTTGCAGGGTTAGAGCAATTGATTACCTTTTTGGATAATTTAAAATTTTCGGAAGATGATCTGGAATATTTGCGAAAAAGCAAGATGTTCTCGGAGGAATTTTTAGATTATTTAGAAAACTTTACGTTTGATTGTGATGTCTGGTCTGTGCCAGAAGGGACTCCGGTATTTCCAAATGAGCCGGTTATTATCGTAAAGGGACCCATTATCCAGGCCCAATTTATTGAAACAATGCTGTTGACCACAGTAAACCATCAATCTCTGATTGCCACCAAAGCAAACCGAATTGTCCGGGCGGCACGTGGCAAAGAGGTAATGGAATTTGGTGCGCGTCGAGCGCAAGGATATGATGCGGCTATTTATGGAAGCCGTGCCGCCTATATTGGCGGGTGTAGCTCCACCTCCTGCGTGATTTCCGCCAACGAATACGATATCCCAGTGGCTGGGACAATGGCACACAGTTGGATTCAAACTTTTGATTCGGAATACGAAGCATTCAAATGTTATGCCAATATTTATCCAGACAACTGTATTTTCCTGGTGGATACTTACAATGTATTAAAATCCGGTGTTCCAAATGCTATCCGGGTGTTTGATGAAATCCTCAAACCAAAAGGAATTATACCAAAGGGCATCCGCATTGACAGTGGGGATATCGCTTATCTATCCAAAAAATCCCGTGCGTTATTGGATCAAGCGGGCTATCAGGATGTGAAAATTATTGCTTCTAACTCATTGGATGAAAATATTATCCGTGATTTACAGGAGCAGGGGGCTGCTGTTGATATTTATGCCGTAGGGGAAAATTTGATTACGGCAAAAAGTGCCCCAGTATTTGGAGGGGTATACAAATTATGTGCGGTGGAACACAATGGTAAATTGCAACCACGGATTAAGCTCAGTGAAACGATTGAAAAAGTGAATTTACCCCATTTGAAAAAGCTTTACCGTTTTTACAGCAAAGAAACTGGAAGAAACGTAGCGGATTTGGTGGCTTTATGGGATGAAGAGATTAATGTGGAACATGGAATGACTATCTTTGACCCTAACGCAAGCTGGAAAAAGAAATTCCTTACCAATATTGAGAAAAAAGAACTGTTACAGCCGATTTTCCAACGGGGAAAACTGGTGTACCAGATGCCAAGTTTAGAAGAAATCCGCAACTATTGCATGGAACAAGTAGAATTGCTTTGGGATGAAGTAAAACGGTTTGAATTTCCACATAAATATTATGTAGACCTTTCTTTTAAATTGTGGGATTTGAAAAATTCTATGCTATCTGATTTAGGGGCAAGAGGATTAGAGTAG
- the rpsO gene encoding 30S ribosomal protein S15: MLRKEEKTQVILDNATHEGDTGSPEVQIAILTRRINDLVEHLKIHKQDHHSRRGLLKMVGRRRNLLNYLAKKDIERYRATITKLGIRK; encoded by the coding sequence ATGTTACGTAAGGAAGAAAAAACTCAAGTAATTCTTGACAATGCAACCCACGAAGGTGATACTGGTTCCCCAGAAGTACAAATCGCTATCTTAACTAGAAGAATCAACGATTTGGTAGAACACTTAAAAATCCACAAACAAGATCATCACTCTCGTAGAGGTCTGCTGAAAATGGTTGGTCGCCGTCGTAACCTGCTCAACTATCTGGCGAAAAAAGATATTGAACGTTACCGTGCAACAATCACAAAATTAGGTATCCGTAAATAA